A single window of Undibacterium sp. 5I1 DNA harbors:
- the hisS gene encoding histidine--tRNA ligase, with product MSENKKIEKIVGVKGMNDLLPTDSPLWELFENTVQSVLKSYGFQQIRTPIVEPTALFARGLGEVTDIVEKEMYSFEDAMNGDKLTLRPENTAGVVRAALEHNLTYEGPRRLWYNGPMFRHEKPQRGRYRQFHQVGAEALGFSGPDIDAELIIMCQRLWDDLGLQDVRLELNSIGDAEERIQHRVALIAYFEHHKDILDAEAQRRLHSNPLRILDTKNPAMQEMVNAAPKLLSYLGEESMSHFLGVQKILRDNSIPFTINTRLVRGMDYYNRTVFEWVTDQLGSQGTVCAGGRYDSLFSIFGGKPTPACGFAMGIERLLELMKASGETHAPAQCDIYLVHQGSKAQEQSFVLGERLRDAGLDVVLHCATASGVGSFKSQMKKADGSGAAYAVIIGEDESASNTVSIKAMRTEDMENNQVTVPFDTAVDYLVDQIAGIGDAGECCDDPTHIHIHH from the coding sequence ATGTCTGAAAATAAAAAAATAGAAAAAATTGTTGGTGTGAAGGGGATGAATGACCTTCTTCCAACCGATTCTCCCTTATGGGAATTGTTTGAAAATACGGTGCAGTCTGTTTTGAAGAGTTATGGCTTTCAACAAATTCGTACGCCTATCGTTGAGCCTACGGCCTTATTTGCTCGCGGTCTTGGTGAAGTTACTGATATCGTTGAGAAGGAAATGTACTCCTTTGAAGATGCAATGAATGGGGATAAATTAACCCTGCGTCCAGAGAACACGGCCGGCGTTGTGCGTGCAGCACTAGAGCATAATTTGACTTACGAAGGTCCGCGACGTCTTTGGTACAACGGACCCATGTTTAGGCATGAAAAGCCGCAACGTGGACGCTATCGTCAATTCCATCAAGTAGGGGCTGAGGCTTTAGGCTTTAGTGGCCCTGATATCGATGCAGAATTAATCATTATGTGTCAGCGTCTTTGGGATGATTTAGGTTTGCAAGACGTACGTCTTGAACTAAATTCGATTGGTGACGCAGAAGAGCGTATTCAGCATCGTGTAGCATTGATTGCCTACTTTGAACATCATAAAGATATTTTAGATGCCGAGGCGCAGCGACGCTTGCATAGCAATCCTCTGCGTATTCTTGACACTAAAAATCCGGCAATGCAAGAAATGGTAAATGCTGCACCTAAGCTGCTTAGTTATCTTGGTGAAGAGTCTATGTCACACTTCTTAGGTGTTCAAAAAATATTGCGTGACAATAGTATTCCATTCACGATCAATACACGTCTGGTGCGCGGCATGGATTATTACAACCGTACAGTTTTTGAGTGGGTAACTGATCAATTGGGTTCACAAGGTACAGTGTGTGCAGGTGGTCGCTATGATTCCTTATTTAGTATTTTCGGTGGTAAACCTACTCCCGCTTGTGGCTTCGCAATGGGGATTGAGCGATTGTTGGAGTTAATGAAAGCATCTGGCGAGACACATGCGCCAGCCCAATGCGATATCTATCTTGTGCATCAAGGTAGCAAAGCACAAGAACAATCTTTCGTATTAGGCGAGCGTTTGCGCGATGCGGGGCTAGATGTTGTGTTACATTGCGCAACTGCAAGCGGTGTAGGTAGTTTTAAATCGCAAATGAAAAAAGCAGACGGTAGTGGAGCAGCCTACGCAGTCATCATCGGTGAGGATGAGTCCGCATCGAATACTGTCAGTATCAAAGCAATGCGCACGGAAGATATGGAGAATAACCAAGTCACGGTGCCGTTTGATACTGCTGTTGATTATTTGGTTGACCAGATCGCTGGGATCGGTGATGCAGGCGAATGCTGTGACGATCCAACTCATATTCATATTCATCACTAG
- the ispG gene encoding flavodoxin-dependent (E)-4-hydroxy-3-methylbut-2-enyl-diphosphate synthase: protein MTSSFSGIASGPFIRRLSRSTKIVYGSRQVIVGGSAPVVVQSMTNTDTADVIGTAIQIKELARAGSELVRLTVNNAEAAAAVPAIRAQLDKMEIDVPLVGDFHYNGHTLLKDFPDCARALSKYRINPGNVGQGAKRDTQFAQMIEMACFYDKPVRIGVNWGSLDQALLARIMDENAQRAEPWSAQTVMYEALITSAIENAQRAEELGLAGDKIILSCKVSGVQDLIAVYRELAQRCDFPLHLGLTEAGMGSKGIVASTAALSVLLQEGIGDTIRISLTPEPGGDRCKEVVVGQEILQTMGLRKFTPMVIACPGCGRTTSTVFQELADSIQTFLRDQMPVWKKQYPGVESMNVAVMGCIVNGPGESKHANIGISLPGTGESPAAPVFIDGAKALTLRGDNISEEFQAIVLDYVKNHYTPSNV, encoded by the coding sequence ATGACATCTTCTTTTTCTGGCATAGCATCTGGACCATTTATACGCCGCTTGAGCCGGAGTACAAAAATTGTATATGGCTCGCGTCAAGTTATCGTTGGTGGTTCTGCGCCAGTTGTGGTTCAGTCGATGACAAACACGGATACCGCTGATGTAATCGGTACTGCCATTCAAATTAAAGAGTTAGCAAGAGCTGGTTCTGAACTTGTTAGGTTGACTGTTAATAATGCGGAAGCTGCGGCAGCAGTGCCAGCGATTCGTGCGCAATTGGATAAGATGGAAATAGATGTTCCCTTGGTTGGGGATTTTCATTACAACGGACATACGTTGCTAAAAGACTTTCCTGATTGTGCCCGGGCTTTATCCAAGTATCGTATCAATCCAGGCAATGTAGGGCAGGGCGCAAAACGCGATACTCAGTTTGCACAGATGATAGAGATGGCATGTTTCTACGATAAGCCTGTTCGTATCGGAGTGAACTGGGGGAGTCTCGATCAAGCTTTACTCGCGCGTATTATGGATGAAAACGCACAGCGTGCAGAGCCGTGGAGTGCGCAAACGGTGATGTATGAGGCGTTGATTACATCTGCAATAGAAAATGCACAACGAGCTGAAGAGCTAGGTTTAGCTGGCGATAAGATTATTCTGTCTTGCAAGGTTTCAGGAGTGCAGGATTTAATTGCTGTGTATCGAGAACTTGCGCAGCGCTGTGACTTTCCTTTGCATTTAGGCTTGACAGAAGCAGGTATGGGCAGCAAAGGTATTGTGGCATCGACAGCCGCACTATCTGTGTTGTTGCAAGAGGGGATTGGCGATACGATTCGTATTTCTCTTACTCCTGAGCCAGGCGGTGATCGTTGTAAGGAAGTCGTAGTTGGGCAAGAAATTTTACAGACGATGGGTTTAAGAAAATTCACTCCTATGGTGATTGCTTGCCCAGGATGCGGGCGTACTACTTCTACTGTATTCCAAGAATTGGCAGATAGTATTCAAACCTTTTTACGCGATCAGATGCCTGTTTGGAAAAAACAATATCCCGGCGTGGAAAGCATGAATGTTGCGGTGATGGGCTGTATCGTAAATGGTCCCGGAGAATCCAAACATGCCAATATTGGGATTAGCTTGCCTGGTACCGGCGAGTCTCCTGCCGCACCCGTTTTTATTGATGGAGCAAAGGCGCTCACTTTGCGAGGCGATAATATCTCAGAAGAATTCCAAGCTATCGTATTGGATTATGTGAAGAATCATTACACTCCCTCTAATGTGTAA
- a CDS encoding RodZ domain-containing protein yields the protein MNDAGVSLPEDQLNLSIVADDVVIDTSTIKSAGAFLALMRQQKDFTVQQIADQLKLSARQIIALEADQFDALPKMVIVRGFIRSYAKLLKIDGEPILALLPKNLEPPVQSAYLRPALTTPFLESRLPLMGRQDANNKKYVWGAIVLAVLAISFFVMQKYERISFIQNLISSKSSSSLGTTTRIAIPSDLAPPVALDTLTTQKSSDGQLQIPSSDTARAKVAQSDQGTVADVSPVPPLNTNVSDQQATISAQSTLPAVVNSPNNLIKFKFRQDSWILLKRENGSVLTSHMAKAGTEESFDVKEVLQIKIGNAAGVDGTLRGVSLNIAPTKESNVFNLSVK from the coding sequence ATGAATGATGCTGGTGTGAGTTTGCCTGAAGATCAATTAAATTTATCTATAGTTGCCGATGATGTAGTAATTGACACATCTACAATCAAGTCTGCAGGAGCTTTTCTTGCATTGATGAGGCAACAAAAAGACTTTACTGTCCAGCAAATAGCGGATCAGTTAAAGCTTTCTGCAAGGCAGATAATTGCATTAGAAGCTGATCAATTTGATGCTTTGCCAAAAATGGTAATAGTTCGAGGTTTTATACGGTCTTATGCTAAGTTACTTAAAATAGACGGAGAACCAATTTTGGCATTGTTGCCGAAAAATTTGGAACCTCCAGTTCAGTCCGCGTATTTGAGACCTGCACTGACAACTCCGTTTCTTGAATCCAGATTGCCTTTAATGGGACGTCAGGACGCAAATAACAAAAAATACGTGTGGGGAGCCATTGTTCTTGCTGTGTTGGCGATTAGTTTTTTTGTGATGCAAAAATATGAACGCATCAGTTTTATTCAAAATTTAATATCTTCTAAATCCTCATCCAGTTTGGGGACAACGACCAGGATCGCGATCCCGTCAGATTTGGCGCCCCCCGTTGCCTTAGACACTCTAACCACTCAAAAGAGCTCAGATGGACAACTTCAAATCCCGTCTTCTGATACGGCGCGGGCTAAGGTTGCGCAGTCTGATCAAGGCACAGTTGCGGATGTCTCTCCAGTGCCACCTTTAAATACTAACGTGTCTGATCAGCAAGCAACTATTTCCGCTCAATCTACCCTGCCTGCGGTAGTTAATTCACCAAATAATTTAATAAAATTTAAATTTCGGCAAGATTCTTGGATACTACTAAAGCGTGAAAACGGTAGCGTATTAACGTCCCACATGGCAAAGGCCGGAACAGAAGAGAGTTTTGATGTAAAAGAAGTTTTGCAGATAAAAATTGGCAATGCAGCTGGTGTTGATGGGACATTACGTGGCGTTTCTCTAAATATTGCGCCGACAAAAGAAAGCAACGTTTTTAACCTAAGTGTGAAGTAA
- the pilW gene encoding type IV pilus biogenesis/stability protein PilW: protein MKIFGLHYRFLSGVVLALMLSACASKKPEGFKPESNPPAESVDLQKRAAIRMELAIGYYQQGQYKVALDEIRQALIMSPDLVDAYSVRALIYMDTGEKQLAEDDFQRALKLTPNNSDIANNYGWFLCQNGKEKQAMTYFDKALKDPTYSNPIKVLNNAGVCSLRLKDTAKAEGYFMQAFRADPSSPTINANLAKIYFDRGEYEKAKFYINRVLKADVFAADVLWLAIKIENKLGDQSAVNGLGVQLRRRYANSKEYALFQQGAFNE, encoded by the coding sequence GTGAAAATTTTTGGATTGCACTATCGTTTTTTATCCGGCGTCGTACTGGCGCTGATGTTGTCCGCATGTGCAAGCAAAAAACCTGAGGGGTTTAAGCCTGAGAGTAACCCGCCAGCTGAAAGCGTCGATTTGCAAAAGAGAGCAGCTATTCGCATGGAATTGGCGATTGGCTATTATCAGCAAGGACAATATAAAGTCGCACTGGATGAAATTAGGCAGGCGTTGATCATGTCCCCTGATTTAGTTGATGCCTATAGCGTCAGAGCTTTGATATACATGGATACTGGTGAGAAGCAGCTGGCGGAAGATGATTTTCAACGTGCTTTAAAATTGACTCCCAATAATTCGGATATAGCAAATAACTACGGTTGGTTCTTGTGCCAAAATGGAAAAGAAAAACAGGCAATGACTTACTTCGATAAGGCATTGAAAGATCCTACGTACTCGAATCCGATTAAGGTGCTTAACAACGCTGGTGTTTGTAGTTTGCGGCTAAAAGATACTGCCAAAGCAGAGGGATATTTTATGCAGGCATTTCGGGCTGACCCATCTAGTCCAACCATAAATGCAAATCTTGCAAAAATTTACTTTGATCGGGGTGAGTACGAGAAAGCCAAGTTTTATATAAACCGTGTACTCAAAGCGGATGTATTTGCTGCAGATGTCCTTTGGTTGGCTATTAAAATAGAAAATAAACTGGGTGATCAGTCGGCTGTCAACGGTTTGGGCGTGCAATTGCGGCGACGTTACGCCAATTCTAAAGAATACGCTCTGTTTCAGCAGGGAGCTTTTAATGAATGA
- the rlmN gene encoding 23S rRNA (adenine(2503)-C(2))-methyltransferase RlmN, with protein sequence MTALTNLLDLDPLQLVAYCGELGEKPFRAKQLQRWIHQFGASSFEEMSDLAKSLREKLSTRAFIAAPAIISDHTSTDGTRKWLLDVGQGNAVEAVFIPEENRGTLCISTQAGCAVNCRFCSTGKQGFNRNLSVGEIIGQLWMAEFLLRKTKGIAPGPKGERQITNVVMMGMGEPLLNFEPTVTALRLMLDDNAYGLSRRRVTLSTSGVVPMIDKLSQECAVALAVSLHASNDTLRDSLIPLNKKHPLHELMAACKRYLDYAPRDFVTFEYCMLDGVNDTDQHARELVQLVKNVPCKFNLIPFNPFPESGLKRSANPRIKAFAQVLMDAGLVTTIRKTRGDDIDAACGQLAGEVQDRTRVQERMQKMAEYQTKFGKNFGKIVEITQ encoded by the coding sequence ATGACGGCTCTCACCAATTTGTTGGACCTAGATCCCTTGCAACTCGTCGCTTATTGCGGTGAGTTGGGTGAGAAGCCGTTTCGCGCCAAGCAATTGCAGCGCTGGATACACCAGTTCGGTGCCAGTAGTTTCGAAGAGATGAGCGATCTCGCAAAATCGCTAAGAGAAAAATTATCTACGCGAGCCTTTATTGCCGCTCCTGCGATCATTAGCGACCATACGTCAACAGACGGGACGCGCAAATGGTTGTTGGATGTGGGACAGGGCAATGCTGTAGAAGCAGTATTTATCCCCGAAGAGAATCGTGGAACCTTGTGTATCTCCACCCAGGCCGGTTGTGCAGTCAATTGCCGCTTTTGCTCAACGGGTAAGCAAGGATTTAATCGTAATTTAAGCGTTGGTGAAATTATTGGTCAACTTTGGATGGCTGAGTTTTTATTACGTAAAACTAAAGGTATAGCGCCGGGACCAAAAGGCGAACGTCAAATTACTAACGTAGTAATGATGGGGATGGGCGAACCTTTATTGAATTTTGAGCCAACGGTCACCGCTTTGCGTCTGATGTTAGATGATAATGCCTATGGTTTATCACGTCGTCGTGTTACGTTGTCTACCAGCGGTGTGGTGCCGATGATTGATAAGTTGTCCCAAGAGTGTGCAGTGGCGTTGGCAGTGTCTTTACATGCCTCAAACGACACTCTGCGCGACAGCTTAATACCATTAAATAAAAAACACCCGTTGCATGAATTAATGGCGGCTTGCAAGCGGTATTTGGATTATGCTCCACGTGATTTCGTGACATTTGAATACTGCATGTTGGATGGCGTAAATGATACCGATCAACATGCTCGTGAGCTGGTGCAATTAGTTAAAAATGTTCCCTGTAAGTTTAACTTGATCCCGTTTAACCCTTTTCCGGAGTCGGGTTTAAAACGTTCGGCCAATCCTCGTATAAAGGCTTTTGCCCAAGTGCTGATGGATGCGGGATTAGTGACAACCATACGTAAGACGCGAGGCGATGATATTGATGCCGCCTGTGGGCAGTTAGCAGGTGAGGTCCAGGACCGAACACGAGTGCAAGAACGTATGCAAAAAATGGCGGAATATCAAACCAAGTTCGGTAAAAATTTTGGCAAGATCGTGGAGATCACTCAGTGA
- the ndk gene encoding nucleoside-diphosphate kinase gives MAIERTLSIIKPDAVAKNVIGQIVSRFEAAGLKVVAARLTQLSRAEAEGFYAVHAARPFFKDLVDFMISGPVFVQALEGEGAILKNRDLMGATDPKKAEKGTIRADFAESIDANAVHGSDAAETAAIEIAYFFPALNVYSR, from the coding sequence ATGGCTATCGAACGTACATTGTCTATTATTAAGCCTGACGCAGTTGCAAAAAACGTTATCGGTCAAATTGTTAGCCGCTTTGAAGCTGCTGGCTTGAAAGTAGTCGCTGCCCGCTTGACGCAATTGTCCCGCGCTGAAGCAGAAGGTTTTTATGCAGTTCACGCTGCACGCCCATTCTTCAAAGATCTGGTTGATTTCATGATTTCTGGCCCAGTTTTTGTTCAAGCATTAGAAGGCGAAGGCGCGATTTTGAAAAATCGTGATCTGATGGGTGCAACAGATCCAAAGAAAGCAGAAAAAGGCACAATTCGTGCAGATTTCGCAGAATCAATCGACGCAAATGCAGTACACGGTTCCGATGCAGCTGAAACAGCCGCCATCGAAATCGCTTACTTCTTCCCAGCGTTGAACGTGTACTCACGTTAA
- the rlmD gene encoding 23S rRNA (uracil(1939)-C(5))-methyltransferase RlmD, with amino-acid sequence MNTINIRSFDMDARGVGHLENEDGTPGKVVFVEGALPGEVVGFSTFKKKATWEAANMTHLVRESSQRVKPKCEFFGVCGGCSMQHLESNAQVAMKQRVLEDNLWHISKVKAETMLRPIYGPTWGYRYRARLSVRNVHKKGIVLVGFHEKKSRYVANMETCEILPPHVSAMLMPLRDLISSLSIIEALPQIELAIGEDVTAMVLRIMEALTAEDEVKLKAFADQYQVQWWLQTKGPETATPFYPEQSELHYLLPEFGIKMPFKPTDFTQVNHHINRVLVERALRLLDVQKDERIADLFCGLGNFTLPIATLAKEVVGIEGSSTLTERAMENARANGLEATTSFGTRNLFEVTAQDFVALGKFDRFLVDPPRDGAMAVCQALIDLGSLAPELKPKRIVYVSCSPSTLARDAGMLVNQAGYRLSFAGVVNMFPHTSHVESMAVFDLD; translated from the coding sequence ATGAATACTATTAATATCCGTTCTTTCGACATGGACGCACGTGGCGTTGGTCATCTGGAAAATGAAGATGGCACTCCAGGAAAAGTTGTTTTTGTTGAAGGAGCTTTGCCAGGTGAGGTAGTTGGCTTCAGTACATTCAAAAAGAAGGCGACCTGGGAAGCTGCCAATATGACGCACTTGGTGCGCGAGTCGTCACAACGGGTTAAGCCTAAATGTGAATTTTTTGGCGTATGCGGCGGTTGCTCTATGCAGCACCTGGAGTCAAATGCACAAGTGGCGATGAAGCAGCGCGTGCTGGAAGATAATCTCTGGCATATTAGCAAGGTGAAAGCAGAGACGATGTTGCGACCGATTTATGGTCCGACTTGGGGCTACCGTTATCGCGCCCGGCTTTCTGTGCGTAATGTACATAAAAAAGGCATAGTCTTAGTCGGTTTTCATGAGAAAAAATCTCGCTATGTCGCCAATATGGAAACCTGCGAGATTTTACCGCCGCATGTGTCTGCAATGCTCATGCCATTGCGTGATCTGATTTCGTCTTTATCGATTATTGAGGCGTTACCACAAATCGAGCTAGCGATAGGCGAGGACGTAACCGCAATGGTATTACGCATCATGGAGGCACTGACTGCCGAGGATGAAGTAAAGCTGAAGGCTTTTGCAGATCAATATCAAGTCCAATGGTGGTTGCAAACCAAAGGGCCAGAAACAGCCACCCCGTTTTATCCAGAGCAAAGTGAATTGCATTATTTATTGCCCGAGTTTGGTATAAAAATGCCATTTAAGCCGACTGATTTTACTCAGGTTAATCATCATATCAATCGAGTTCTGGTCGAGCGTGCTCTGCGTTTGCTGGATGTGCAAAAAGACGAACGCATTGCCGACTTGTTCTGCGGTTTAGGCAATTTCACGCTGCCGATTGCAACTTTAGCAAAAGAAGTTGTGGGGATCGAGGGTAGCTCCACGTTGACAGAGCGGGCAATGGAGAATGCTCGTGCCAACGGATTAGAGGCGACGACTTCATTTGGTACGCGTAATTTGTTTGAAGTTACTGCGCAAGATTTCGTTGCCTTGGGTAAGTTTGATCGTTTTTTGGTCGATCCCCCACGCGATGGTGCGATGGCAGTTTGCCAAGCCCTGATCGATTTGGGCAGCTTAGCGCCAGAGTTGAAGCCTAAGCGTATTGTGTATGTGTCATGTAGTCCATCCACGCTAGCACGTGATGCTGGCATGTTGGTCAATCAGGCCGGCTATCGCTTGAGTTTTGCTGGCGTCGTCAATATGTTCCCACATACTTCTCACGTAGAATCGATGGCAGTTTTTGATTTGGATTAG
- the rpoS gene encoding RNA polymerase sigma factor RpoS, with product MPNTSTKHQLQSPETDDDQDQDGLVDANAERSNSSDFSEDEVEEAEDGQNDNPISLIVAPIDELKTVLAAELSTDTTQHYLNQIGTRPLFSVAEELHYATLAKQGNFEARQKMIEHNLRLVVSIAKHYINRGVALLDMIEEGNLGLMHAIDKFEPERGFRFSTYATWWIRQSIERAIMNQARTIRLPVHMVRELNQILRAKYHLESQQHDGRDAALEDIAHLVDRPLDEVQDILALSEHATSLDTPLDNDPQSSLMDMLPGDSDDTPDIRAEQHEMTILVRDWLSKLPDKQRIVIVRRFGLDNDDPATLETLADEMGITRERVRQIQQEALIKLKRSFSSRGVERDALL from the coding sequence ATGCCCAATACTTCAACTAAACATCAACTGCAATCGCCTGAAACGGACGACGATCAAGATCAAGATGGTCTGGTTGATGCCAACGCTGAACGATCCAACTCATCAGATTTTTCTGAAGATGAGGTTGAAGAGGCTGAGGATGGGCAAAACGATAATCCGATTTCTTTAATCGTTGCTCCGATTGATGAGCTGAAAACAGTATTAGCCGCTGAGTTGTCGACCGATACGACGCAGCATTATCTGAATCAAATCGGCACTCGCCCATTGTTCTCTGTCGCAGAAGAATTGCACTATGCAACTTTGGCCAAGCAAGGTAATTTTGAAGCACGCCAAAAAATGATCGAGCACAATTTGCGGCTCGTCGTTTCCATCGCTAAGCATTACATCAATCGCGGCGTCGCCTTGCTCGATATGATAGAGGAGGGTAATCTGGGGTTGATGCATGCGATTGATAAGTTCGAGCCTGAGCGCGGCTTCCGTTTTTCGACTTACGCCACATGGTGGATACGCCAGAGTATTGAGCGCGCCATCATGAACCAAGCGCGCACTATCCGTTTGCCTGTGCACATGGTGCGTGAACTGAACCAGATTTTACGTGCCAAATATCATCTGGAATCACAGCAGCATGATGGTCGTGATGCTGCGCTAGAAGATATCGCCCATTTGGTCGACAGACCGCTGGATGAGGTGCAAGATATTCTTGCTTTGTCTGAGCATGCAACATCGCTCGATACGCCTCTGGATAATGATCCGCAATCTAGTTTGATGGACATGCTGCCAGGTGATAGCGATGACACACCGGATATTCGTGCAGAGCAGCATGAGATGACTATTTTGGTCAGAGATTGGTTGTCTAAGCTGCCGGACAAGCAACGTATCGTCATCGTGCGTAGGTTTGGCCTTGATAATGATGATCCCGCAACGCTAGAGACCTTGGCGGATGAAATGGGTATCACGCGTGAACGTGTGCGACAAATCCAGCAAGAGGCGCTGATTAAGCTCAAGCGATCCTTCTCGTCGCGCGGCGTAGAACGTGATGCACTACTGTGA
- a CDS encoding peptidoglycan DD-metalloendopeptidase family protein, protein MKKLKLLITLVPAVALSGVITACSTTPNNAPVIDRGSDSIKADSKGVTDVSKVAPKPADTRGTYVVKRGDTLFRIALDNGQSYSDLVAWNNLKNPNDIKVDQVLRVAPPDGTASVQTGSVNTSGVEVRSLTAAPINPSTNKTSPRGDKRPYSDANLAELQKLDSTGAVSPATPVVAKSDVVPPAAVVAVPKRDKPIDAATPDSDVVDWIWPAEGKVIAGFDDAKNKGLDISGKLGQSVMAAGAGKVMYAGNGIRGYGNLVIIKHTSTLLSAYAHNKTILVTEGQTIAKGQRIAEMGDSDSDTVKLHFEIRQQGKPVDPSKFLPHQ, encoded by the coding sequence ATGAAGAAATTAAAGTTATTAATCACATTAGTCCCCGCAGTTGCTCTATCAGGTGTTATCACTGCGTGTAGTACCACGCCCAATAATGCCCCGGTGATTGATCGCGGAAGTGACAGCATAAAAGCAGACTCCAAAGGTGTTACGGACGTATCAAAAGTCGCGCCAAAACCAGCCGATACTCGCGGGACTTATGTTGTTAAGCGTGGTGATACTTTATTCAGAATTGCGTTAGACAATGGGCAAAGTTATAGCGATCTGGTCGCATGGAATAACTTAAAAAATCCTAATGACATTAAAGTAGATCAAGTTTTGCGCGTAGCGCCGCCAGATGGAACCGCCTCTGTGCAAACAGGCAGTGTCAACACCAGTGGCGTAGAAGTGAGATCGCTTACGGCGGCACCAATAAATCCATCAACCAATAAGACCAGTCCACGCGGTGATAAGCGTCCATATTCAGACGCCAATTTAGCTGAGCTACAAAAGCTTGATTCGACTGGTGCAGTGAGTCCTGCCACTCCGGTTGTTGCTAAATCAGATGTCGTGCCTCCGGCTGCGGTAGTTGCTGTTCCTAAGCGAGATAAACCAATTGACGCTGCAACTCCAGACAGCGATGTGGTGGATTGGATCTGGCCAGCAGAGGGGAAAGTAATCGCCGGATTTGATGATGCAAAAAATAAGGGCCTCGATATTTCAGGCAAACTGGGACAGAGTGTCATGGCTGCTGGCGCTGGCAAAGTAATGTATGCCGGTAACGGTATTCGTGGATATGGTAATCTTGTGATCATCAAGCATACAAGCACCTTGCTCTCTGCATATGCTCACAACAAAACCATTTTGGTCACTGAAGGACAGACTATTGCAAAAGGGCAGAGAATTGCCGAGATGGGTGATTCTGATAGTGATACTGTGAAGTTGCATTTTGAAATCAGGCAGCAAGGCAAGCCAGTTGATCCGTCTAAATTTTTGCCGCATCAGTAA
- a CDS encoding protein-L-isoaspartate(D-aspartate) O-methyltransferase, translating into MTKNEKRFPLQLSSVMDSAKQQTHRQSTSAHLVKTATPQTATQNAAKHGATKQNAAKNSLRSSSLNPNPTTKSDQTSSSVVSSRPLVSDGVRRAMVARVAQQGVKDRLVLAALEAIPRHLFIEPGMSSQAYVDASLPIGHHQTISQPYIVARMIEIMRNDGKLNRVLEIGTGCGYQASVLSLVAKEVYSIERIKALHELAKNNLRPMRIANIRLHYGDGMLGLPQVAPFDGIILAAAGMEVPKALLEQLAIGGRLIAPVGGAKQVLQLIQRTAKHEWQSSILEQCHFVPLHQGVI; encoded by the coding sequence ATGACCAAAAATGAAAAACGTTTTCCCTTGCAATTGTCTTCCGTGATGGATAGCGCTAAGCAGCAAACGCATCGTCAATCTACTTCAGCGCATTTGGTAAAAACGGCGACACCCCAGACCGCGACGCAAAATGCCGCCAAACATGGAGCCACTAAACAAAATGCCGCAAAAAATTCGCTCCGGTCATCGTCGCTTAATCCTAATCCAACGACAAAATCTGATCAGACATCGTCCAGCGTAGTGAGCTCTCGTCCTTTAGTCTCGGACGGTGTGCGGCGTGCAATGGTGGCACGTGTTGCTCAGCAAGGTGTTAAAGATCGCTTAGTATTAGCTGCGCTGGAGGCAATTCCACGCCATCTTTTTATTGAGCCTGGTATGTCAAGTCAGGCCTATGTTGATGCTTCGCTTCCTATTGGGCATCACCAAACGATTTCACAGCCTTATATCGTGGCGCGCATGATAGAAATTATGCGTAATGATGGCAAACTCAATCGTGTTTTAGAAATCGGAACTGGCTGCGGCTATCAGGCTTCCGTATTGTCCTTGGTGGCAAAAGAGGTGTATTCGATTGAACGGATTAAAGCGCTGCACGAACTCGCTAAAAACAACCTGCGCCCCATGCGAATTGCGAATATTCGATTGCATTATGGCGATGGTATGTTGGGCTTGCCTCAAGTTGCGCCATTTGACGGTATCATCTTGGCTGCCGCAGGTATGGAAGTGCCAAAGGCATTATTGGAGCAGCTAGCAATTGGTGGCCGCCTGATCGCACCAGTGGGTGGCGCTAAACAAGTTTTACAATTAATTCAGCGTACCGCAAAACATGAGTGGCAAAGTTCGATACTTGAGCAATGTCATTTCGTCCCTTTACATCAAGGCGTCATCTAA